The sequence below is a genomic window from Dyadobacter chenwenxiniae.
GAACCCTTCTTTATGAAGCTCATGAAAAATCTTACTCTTATCTTTAAAATAGAAATAGATGGAACCCGGACTATAATTGATCTCACTGGCAATGTTGCGGATACTGGTCTGTTCGTAGCCCTTTTCAAGAAAAATCTTACGCGCACTGTCCAAAATCTTCTTGTGCATTTCTATCTTTTCCTGCTCTTTCCTCTTCGATATAGACATGTCAAACTCATTTGATATGCAAATCTATTAAACAGTGTTCAATAAAAAAACTTTTCTGTGAAATTCTTTGAACAGTGTTCAAAGAATTTCACAGAACTAGGGATTCTATGGCCCTCTTGTCATCAATTGTAAACCCGCCCCAATGCTAATAATGTGCCATCAGTACCAAGTTGCGGTTGATGCCTCCGATATGATTGGCACCCACTTATTGCTTGTGCCAGTATGCAGGAGGCCGATTATGTGACCAAAGGCATGCGCCAATACCCGTTTTTTCTGGGTGGGCGTATAAAGTCAGCATTGGTGTTTGTTGTCAGGTTTTCGCCACCAACGCCCTCTATCGTGGGCTTTGGTGGGCGCACAGCCAAGTAATTTCATCATTGACTTTTTTAGAAAAAGCCATCGTGGGATATAGTCCGCCCTATACTTTGCACGCAGCACGCAGCAGACTGCACATTCATATGTAGCCAAACCATCCGTTTCCCTTACTAAAATTCATAAAATACTTCGTTAACAGAGCTACGATCGTTTTTTCGAATAACTCTTATGAATGATGCTCGACAGCTCAGGACTAACCCGACCATTAAAGATATGGACGCGCCATTTCGTCTGCATGTGCAAGGTTAGCCGCGCGCTTACTTATGTCGGCATCGGCCAAGGCAGATTTTAACGCATCTTTATCCAGGTCCCGGCAATATGCGGGCTCACCCGGTTGCTGCCTCCACGACTTAGACAGTAAGCCTGCATCGATGGCATCGAAGCCAATCTGATCGATGAGATCCATAACCACCTGCTTTTCCTGCTCATCATTACCGGCAACAGATATCGCAATCCGGTCCGCGCTTCCGGCCACAACAGCCTTTGAAGCTAAGCTTGGGGCAACGATATTATTAAAAGCCTTGATTACTGGGTGCCCTATCACTTTTGCCACCCATTCACTATCCGTTAATCCGCTTTCGATATCAGTGTTTCGGCCATCGCGCGAGGGATAATAGTTGCCCGCGTCGACAATAATGGCCCTTGACGCTGCAAGAATGGATATTGGAAGATCGGGGATTGCCTTCTCAGGAATAGCAATAATAACAAGATCTTCGGCGCCCGCAGCTTGTTCCGTAGTTGCCGGAATTGCGCCGGTTTTTGCGGCAAGCTCGCTTATCGAGCCAGGTCCGCGAGAGTTGGCAATCATAACCTGGTGCCCAAGATTTGTGAGGTATCCGGCAAGGGCGCTACCAATATTGCCCGATCCAATAATTCCTATATTCATCATGATCTGTTTTAATTAGTTTATTGATTTACTTAATTTAAAATCTTCTGTGTACAGCTGATTAGTTTGATAATCCGTAGCTTGAAATCACGATCTGCACAA
It includes:
- a CDS encoding NADPH-dependent F420 reductase, translated to MMNIGIIGSGNIGSALAGYLTNLGHQVMIANSRGPGSISELAAKTGAIPATTEQAAGAEDLVIIAIPEKAIPDLPISILAASRAIIVDAGNYYPSRDGRNTDIESGLTDSEWVAKVIGHPVIKAFNNIVAPSLASKAVVAGSADRIAISVAGNDEQEKQVVMDLIDQIGFDAIDAGLLSKSWRQQPGEPAYCRDLDKDALKSALADADISKRAANLAHADEMARPYL